TTTTGTTAAACTTTTGTGGTCGCTGGCATTTGAACGAAAACAAAGCTCTCGTCTGGAACGAGTGACTAGTAATGCTGGAGTCTGATGATTTGTGGATGTTCAGCTTTGATATTTCTTTCAGTTGCACGTGAACTATTGCATAGCATTCCTTTCATCCTCTCCCTGAATCGTTGGTTTATCAGAGCATAGGCAAACGGGTTGACAGCTGAATTGAAAGCAAGCAAGGAGTGAGCTATGGGAACTGCAACATCGCTGACTTTGCAGAGGCCAAAATCTTTCAAAACGTGAATTACGTTGTCTGAAATCCAGGTAATTTCAAAGAGTGTAGTAACAGACAAAACCATTAAGGTCACTCGTTTCCGTACTTTCAACACACCCTGTGTAAGAAAAAGGATGATACGATCATTTGAGCCTCATTTGAAATTAGTGTCAAGAGAATataaagaaaatactttaatCGTAGGGACACCGGGTCACCTTCCAGACGGGGATGAACTCATTTCCACGGGTAACGAAAATATGACTCAACTGTTTCTTTTTATCTGGAATGACGTTTCATTGCAGAACGTTTAATGATaacataaattttgttttgctgGCTTTCTGTAGCGTGGTCAGCGTGATCaatacaaaaccaaagaaaacgtttgcttgAGAATAGATCTTAATTCACATGAAAGATCTTGCGGGCACCTCTTGGACACGACACAATCGCAGCATTTGGTAGTGTTTAGGTCGAAGCACCGATCGAACGTTCGCTTTTAGGTGTTGTGATAACTTCTTGTATTAAATCAACAATTTTGGTGATTGTTAATGATGACGGATGTTACAGGGTGTAATTGAAAGGACGTGTCCAAGGTGGAATGCTAAGAAGCAACAACTTGTTTCATTGTTTCGGGGAACAAACATTACTCCTGAGATGTTATTCGAAAGTCGAGAATGCGCATGGCATTTTATAAGCTTGACGCTTAAATGTTAAATTAATTGATTGTATACGTCATGATAGGGAGCAGCGCTGGACGTGTTTGAGCCAAAGATGGAAACCGAAAGTGAACATTTCGTATAAAAGGAAAGTGGTCTCAGCTCCCAGACCATCTCTAACAGCGGCAAGATACTTACCAATATAAATGTGATAATGTTGACCAAGACAAGCTGGAACCGAAAACATTTTACTTTCGTCTCATGCTTAAGCTCTCTCAAcagtccattacccaagagtaagaatctgctatcaggtttgtccccatcagcgtcaggaAAGTGTCAATTTTGAAACCAATTGAATTTTGCGGGAATTAAGATTCTTTAGatgttgtatttgcatttgcattataatgtagcgtTCAAAGTTAAATGATATTGAAATACCTGgagcaaaacgttttattaCCAAACGGTTTTTATTGGGTAAAACATTGAGGTAGCcgatttggtttgtttttttttttcccacaaaaCGTTGTTGAAAAACAGTTATAAtcttctgacgctgatggggacttggccaatttgggtaaatcttactcttggatGATAGACTCTTGGCTCCCCATCATAATAATGTGGACCTTGACATTAATGCATAGATGTCAAGAAGTGTCGTGGCTTTTTCTTCATCAGAGTGTTCGCTTGGAAAGTCTTAACAGCCTCACATGCACTGGTAATAATTGCATTCCTACCTGCCGCTGATATGGTCTCTCCTCTTGATCGTCACATTTGAACCACAATGTGTACACAACGATGGAGTAATAGCCAATCAACAACAGGGATGAAATGCCAACAAAGGTCGTGTAAATAAGCAAGGAAGccttttgcaattttttatcATCCTGAAAGAGATTACAAGACCTTACAGCGATCTCCCTTCCAAAGCTCTGTATGACGAATCCCGAGGAAAAGAACAGAACTGCAAGGATCCAAGTACCTGGAATAATTACCTATAGGATGGGATGCATGGAACGAGTTATAggaatacaaa
Above is a window of Montipora capricornis isolate CH-2021 chromosome 6, ASM3666992v2, whole genome shotgun sequence DNA encoding:
- the LOC138052499 gene encoding bombesin receptor subtype-3-like isoform X1, translated to MFDSIYFTIATVNCLIAITSIAGNLLVCAVVTRRDMKTPFNYLLLNLAVADIVYPTFLFTSFVYRHFLNNPDAMPGNAICLSLRTLAWIGAGCSVFTLIAIARERYWAVVHPLSIQRKLTWRQLKVIIPGTWILAVLFFSSGFVIQSFGREIAVRSCNLFQDDKKLQKASLLIYTTFVGISSLLLIGYYSIVVYTLWFKCDDQEERPYQRQGVLKVRKRVTLMVLSVTTLFEITWISDNVIHVLKDFGLCKVSDVAVPIAHSLLAFNSAVNPFAYALINQRFRERMKGMLCNSSRATERNIKAEHPQIIRLQHY
- the LOC138052499 gene encoding bombesin receptor subtype-3-like isoform X3, producing the protein MPGNAICLSLRTLAWIGAGCSVFTLIAIARERYWAVVHPLSIQRKLTWRQLKVIIPGTWILAVLFFSSGFVIQSFGREIAVRSCNLFQDDKKLQKASLLIYTTFVGISSLLLIGYYSIVVYTLWFKCDDQEERPYQRQGVLKVRKRVTLMVLSVTTLFEITWISDNVIHVLKDFGLCKVSDVAVPIAHSLLAFNSAVNPFAYALINQRFRERMKGMLCNSSRATERNIKAEHPQIIRLQHY
- the LOC138052499 gene encoding bombesin receptor subtype-3-like isoform X2 is translated as MQQMTPFNYLLLNLAVADIVYPTFLFTSFVYRHFLNNPDAMPGNAICLSLRTLAWIGAGCSVFTLIAIARERYWAVVHPLSIQRKLTWRQLKVIIPGTWILAVLFFSSGFVIQSFGREIAVRSCNLFQDDKKLQKASLLIYTTFVGISSLLLIGYYSIVVYTLWFKCDDQEERPYQRQGVLKVRKRVTLMVLSVTTLFEITWISDNVIHVLKDFGLCKVSDVAVPIAHSLLAFNSAVNPFAYALINQRFRERMKGMLCNSSRATERNIKAEHPQIIRLQHY